The Thunnus albacares chromosome 13, fThuAlb1.1, whole genome shotgun sequence genome segment ATCACATTATTCAAGTGTCATTAGTGAGCTaattaaaacaagacaagaatAAAGGAGTTAAGTATACATGTATTATCTTACTGTTtacatgatttattgatgattCATCTCTGACTAAATAACGCATCAGATAATAACctttccttttaaaatgatgCATATATTGAATTGACCAAACTGATACTAGCTAACAAACTATGATCACATCCAGTATACTTATTAAGAAAGACATCCTTACCTTTTGAGCTGAACGCTGCCGTGTGTGCGACTGTGTTTTGATGTGTCTCAGACCACACTATTTGTGAGGATAAATCCATTCACTGTGGACTCTTCACAGCTCgacattttttacacattatgttacatttcagaCATACGTGCCACTTCGGAAGAGGAGAGGATCAGAATGATTTGTTGGAGGGCACTACTGGCATGTCAGACAGTAACATACATTTCATAAagcagttgacaaaacattCAGTGTCTCCATGTATGTGCTGCTGATATGATGGAGGCCTATAAACCAGATTTTGCTTCAATTCCTCATCAAAGTGCTCAGAGGCCTTTTTGAAATGGTCAGTAATTGCTAACATATGACTCCTGTATGAATTTTCATAATGAATGAGTTAAAAAACATTCTCACTTGTGAGTCATATGAGAAAGTGTGGAGAATGGTTAGTAATACCAtgattgacatttaaaataaaccaaaaaataaagattttattttatacaatttttgatgttgtacctggaataTTAAAAGGCAACAAATTAAAGCAGTGCACAAAATGACCATTTACTGCCATTTAGTTTAAATTAAATACTTGTATAAAATATTGCTGTCACCTTGCTTTAATTAATGAACCTATTAAAAGGGCTCATAAACAAAAGACTGTGCAGGAGTGTCATACaatgtgatttatttgttaTGTGAAGCCAGAGAGCATTTACCAAATCATTataattaaatttcattttattttattttggcctgaaaacactgatgtgaaaacaataaaacacaccacATAGTTCAACAAAGGAGGGTTTCTAGTATGagttcatgttttgtcttttcactAAAAGTTAGCCTAACTTTATAAAGAATGGAGATTTTGCAGCTGTGTTCATTACAGAAATCTACAACAATCCTTCTACtaaaataatttgtgtgtgtgattcttcATCCGCCACATGAGGGCAGTATTCTCAGCTCTGCTGATACAGggtctgaaaacattttatgatcTCTGAATCTCCTGCTGCTAACAAAACTGCTCTATAGGAGTTGTTCTGATTCCAGGTTTGCTTTATagtttcttatttatttaatgtgatTCTTGTATAGCTGAAGGGCAAGACTTCCTCCAGCTGTAAAGAAGTTtcatgaaacaaagaaaaaactacAAAGCAGATTTAGTGTGCAGACCTTTAAGATCTCTCATGCGTCTGAGGTCTCGTGGACACAGCGTTTGGTTGGGGCACAGATAAGTCAACATGTTGTAAACTGAAATAGTTTTTACTGGAGACATCTGCTCAGCAACAAATTGAAGACTCGTTCATCAGAGCATAAGAAGACAACTAATTGTTTGTATAACATAACGATGCAATCCATTGCTTCTAGGGGTTCCTGGCATCATGAATTAAACCTGCATGCCTGGAACGATGATCACTGCATGTCAAGCACATGCAGACAAAGGCACTAAGAACGACTGAATAAGAAGGgcaaatttttaatttgtggGTACAAAGAGTactgagagtttttttttccattaatatAGTTAACATGGTTATATTGCACTGTGACACTCAATTTGAGATGTGTTTGAAAagagtttttccttgtttgaTTAAACAACTGACTGAAAACTTGAAGTAAGCCTTCATAAAATGTTGGTATTACCTTTTGGACATGTATGAGAAGGAGAAAAGATTGTTATATTTGAAAAATTACAGAAACacctgtttcttttatttcatattcTAGTTGTTGTCAATGAAGGTAGCTAGTTTGCATGATTGTATTGTTGTAATGCAGCAACAATAGTGGATAATTGCTAATTAAAGTAACCTTCCCTACTCATTCTCATTCGCCACTTTTGGTTGTGGTGATTTTAGTTCAGGGGGGAGTGAACTGTGAGTAGACTTCATTAGCTGAAGGAAATGGACTACCCCTCTCTCTGTTAATGATTCATATGGAGAAAGAGGTCCAGAAACTAACACCATTGTCCAGTGAATTCATTCAGCACCTGGGATATATTGGTTAAAGGCCCCAAAATTCATAGCTGCAGATTGACTGTACTTAAATAACACTCAGGAGTTCAAGCGGTAAGTTCTGTCCTGTGTTATTTTCCATGTTCAATGCTTTATTTGTTTCAGCCTACTTTGTGAGttaaaaagaacagaagaacTATTTTATAGAATCCAGCATTAGTCAGCGCACTTTATGATTAAGggtattttactgattttactTTGCTAGAAAACattagtatgttttaatgtatttgtatcAATTTGGAACAAAAAtgaattatattaataaatatttgtatttatttatttattttttggtaaTTTACAAAGGTAAAACTTGGCAGGACAGTGAATACCAACTGGATGCTGGATATGAATATGTTGTAGAGTATTTTCCTTTGTTATGAAACCCCCTCTACAATACTTCTTttggaaattaatattttaatacaaaatgAGCTTTCCATCCAAAGCAATGGCAGTGAGAAGTTGAATAAAAATTTTAGAGTTATGGTTTTAGAACTTCTCTATAATGGTTAATATGGCAGTGAGTGACTTTTGTAGACGTTACTTCATTATCACAGCTCTGCCCCAGCATTTTTCCAGGAGTATTAGTCAGATGCAGCAGGGCTGCTATAGCTTTTCTCCATGGTGACTGGGTTCACTGGCCACAGCAGCATGAGACTGAGCATTTACAGGAAGGAGGGTCATTAGAGTGTGACTTCACTCTCAGCTCATGTAAATCTTGCGTCTATTTCGGTTCAGATGGATATTTCAAGCAGTATGACGACCCTCTAAATGAATGTGACATACAATCTTTTGAATGTTAAATTTCATCTCTTTGTAGAGACGTTATTAGAGAAGTCAGCTcctaaaaaaatctaaactctTAAAAAATGAGTCCTGCAAGGTAAAAATAGCCTCAGGTCATGTTGGCCTCTATCGCCTTCTGTTCCTGTCTAGATGGGAAAGTTGCACCCTGCtacaacaattatttttataccTTGCTGAATTATCAAGaacataacatgtttttttctctttcttccttcagtCAAATATTCCCATCAGTGCAAACATgaataacacaaaacaacacagcaggcAGATTGATGAGAGAAGATAATATTTAGAGTATCTTCAATCTGGGGAGTTGTAGGGAATAATCCTacccaacagaaaaaaagatgcgATTTGTTCTGTATTATCTGATACTGTTGGGGTCCAGTTATGTCATTTCAACTTATGGACCCCGTCAGAGAGCACAGATGACTGGTGATATTTTGCTTGGAGGTCTTTTCCCCATACACTTTGGTGTTGCATCCAAAGACCAAGACCTCGCAGCCCGGCCAGAATCCACAGAGTGTGTCAGGTAAAATTTGTGACTGGTTAACATGTTGGCAAAATGCATTTCTGGAAACTGAGTGTGCTCAACTCATCTAAATCCATGCTACGTTGTTTTGCAGGTTCAATTTTCGTGGGTTCCGTTGGCTCCAGGCCATGATTTTTGCAATTGACGAGATTAATAACAGCAGCACTCTCCTGCCCAACATCACACTGGGCTACAGGATCTTTGACACATGCAACGCGGTTTCAAAAGCCTTGGAGGCCACCCTTAGTTTTGTTGCCCAAAATAAGATTGACTCCCTGAATTTAGATGAGTTTTGCAACTGCACTGATCACATCCCATCAACCATCGCAGTAGTAGGAGCAGCTGGATCTGCTGTCTCCACAGCAGTTGCAAATTTACTGGGTCTTTTTTATATTCCTCAGGTGAGTAAGTCAATACTCCACCTCAGGCGTGGCCTTAAATCAGAGCAAATGTTACATGGCAACCCTGTATCCTGAAAATGATGTtcacacacaatacattttCACCTGATTATACTTTTTACAGGAAACATACAGTCTCCTGGattatgtgttttatgaagATGACAAACTTTATGGATGACATGAAATCTTTCCTGTTTCAGATCAGCTATGCCTCTTCCAGTCGCTTACTGAGTAACAAGAATCAATACAAGTCCTTCATGAGAACCATTCCTACAGATGAGTACCAGGCCACAGCCATGGCAGACATAATTGAGTACTTTGAATGGAACTGGGTCATTGCCGTGGCCTCTGATGATGACTATGGACGCCCAGGGATTGAGAAGtttgagaaagagacagaagagcGAGACATCTGCATTCACCTAAATGAACTTATTTCTCAGTACTTTGAGGATCATGAAATCCAGGCACTGGCTGACAGAATTGAGAACTCAACAGCAAAAGTTATTGTTGTGTTTGCCAGCGGCCCAGATGTGGAGCCTCTAATCAAAGAGATGGTCAGGAGAAACATCACAGATCGCATCTGGTTAGCCAGTGAAGCTTGGGCAAGCTCGTCCCTTATTGCTAAACCAGAGTATCTTGATGTTGTGGCTGGGACTATTGGCTTTGCTCTAAAGGCAGGACGCATATCTGGCTTTAAAGAGTTCTTGCAACAAGTCCAACCAAAGAAAGACAGTCATAACGAATTTGTCAGGGAGTTTTGGGAAGAAACCTTCAACTGTTATCTGGAAGACAGCCCAAGACTCCAAGAAAGTGAGAATGGCAGCACTAGTTTCAGGCCTTTGTGTACTGGTGAGGAAGACATCACAAGTGTTGAGACCCCATACTTGGACTACACACACCTTCGAATCTCCTATAATGTGTATGTTGCAGTTTATTCCATCGCACAGGCCCTGCAGGACATCGTCACCTGCACACCTGGACATGGACTTTTTGCTAACAATTCCTGTGCAGATATAAAGAAAATGGAAGCATGGCAGGTAAAATGTTGTGCATTTACCCACTACCAAAGCAATTAAAGACTTTACTTAATCAATTTATTAATATGTGAATCATCCAAATGTGTGGTTCTGCTTCACAGGCCCTGAAGCAGCTGAGACATTTGAATTACACCAACAGTATGGGGGAGAAGATGCACTTTGATGAGAACGCAGAGTTGGCAGCAAACTACACCATTATAAACTGGCAAAGGTCTACTGAAGATGGCTCTGTTGTGTTTGAGGAGGTTGGATACTACAATATGCACACCAAGAGAGGAGCCAAATTGTCCATTGACAAGACAAAGATCCTGTGGAATGGATACAGCTCTGAGGTATGTCATTCACACTGTTTTGTATGTTCCCATTAATATACTCTGGTGTTTGCTGGTGTGTTCTTCATTCTCTAGACATGATCTCCTGCAGGTAAGCATGTAATCACAGTGAGGAAAGAAGACTTAAAACTTGCTGATAAACAGCTGTTCTGCGGCTGCAGACAAAAGCATCCTCAGTCCATGGATTTAAGGTTGCATTAACAGACTTTTTTGTCCGCTTGGCGGCAatgaaacaagctgtaaacacaacattaaacatATTATCAAAGGTCAAAGATGATGGGAAACAGGTACCCATTAACACATCCAGTAGACACAGaccaacattagcattcactgGAGTCATGTTGGTGTCCACCCGATGAATTAAAGTttaatattcactcttcttttagctctgttttttgGTCTCTGCCAACTTTTGAGAAAATTATCAGGCTCTTTAGCTAAATGCTCTAAGAGAAATaactatatttcagtgctaatttttaaatttattttctgaatatGAGAACcacaggaagaaaagaaaatactgtgTTCTGTAagactttattaaataaactttcatctcaacattagcaccaaataaaatcagtcattaattccattaaaataaatccatcaacataaaatatagtttcatttccaaagtgcccatttttatgtttgaggcaGATTATGTCCATGTCTGAACAACACATCAGCTTGTATTCTTCTGACTAACTAAATGcaaacctcatttgggaacatctgggaatCGTTTTGCTCAGTCTATGGCAGTAATTTTTGTTGGCGggtgagatttgtccatcttccacctgaatgcGTGCCTGAATCCTTGCTGAATGTGATGACGTAAGTTACCATGACACAAAATGCAacaattggtccaaatcacaagagGTCTGTTGTTTTGGCCATTTCATGTGAAAAAGTTGCAGTAATTTAGCAAAACTCCAAGATCTTGCAAATATTGcggagatttcttgaatttacatttattattgcAATCGCAAAATCTCAATTTCCTGCAGCTTTTGGGAAGTGGAACcctggttgttttatttttatagaaaATCCTGGATAAATTATAATTGAACACATATTTacattgtttatgtttattttttctgtctgttttatatCTCGCAGGTGCCATTCTCAAACTGCAGTGAGGACTGTGAACCAGGCACAAGAAAGGGGATCATAGACAGTATGCCCACATGCTGCTTTGAATGCACCGAGTGCTCAGACGGAGAGTACAGTTATCATAAAGGTACTGAGAAGCCAGACATTCACAATCTCATTTCTACTA includes the following:
- the casr gene encoding extracellular calcium-sensing receptor, with protein sequence MRFVLYYLILLGSSYVISTYGPRQRAQMTGDILLGGLFPIHFGVASKDQDLAARPESTECVRFNFRGFRWLQAMIFAIDEINNSSTLLPNITLGYRIFDTCNAVSKALEATLSFVAQNKIDSLNLDEFCNCTDHIPSTIAVVGAAGSAVSTAVANLLGLFYIPQISYASSSRLLSNKNQYKSFMRTIPTDEYQATAMADIIEYFEWNWVIAVASDDDYGRPGIEKFEKETEERDICIHLNELISQYFEDHEIQALADRIENSTAKVIVVFASGPDVEPLIKEMVRRNITDRIWLASEAWASSSLIAKPEYLDVVAGTIGFALKAGRISGFKEFLQQVQPKKDSHNEFVREFWEETFNCYLEDSPRLQESENGSTSFRPLCTGEEDITSVETPYLDYTHLRISYNVYVAVYSIAQALQDIVTCTPGHGLFANNSCADIKKMEAWQALKQLRHLNYTNSMGEKMHFDENAELAANYTIINWQRSTEDGSVVFEEVGYYNMHTKRGAKLSIDKTKILWNGYSSEVPFSNCSEDCEPGTRKGIIDSMPTCCFECTECSDGEYSYHKDASVCTKCPNNSWSNGNHTFCFLKEIEFLSWTEPFGIALAICAVLGVVLTAFVMGVFVRFRNTPIVKATNRELSYVLLFSLICCFSSSLIFIGEPKDWMCRLRQPAFGISFVLCISCILVKTNRVLLVFEAKIPTSLHRKWWGLNLQFLLVFLCTFVQVMICVVWLYNAPPSSYMNHDIDEIIFITCNEGSVMALGFLIGYTCLLAAICFFFAFKSRKLPENFTEAKFITFSMLIFFIVWISFIPAYFSTYGKFVSAVEVIAILASSFGMLACIFFNKVYIILFKPSRNTIEEVRCSTAAHAFKVAAKATLKHSTASRKKSGSIGGSSASTPSSSISLKTNSNDCDPPSGKHKPRVSFGSGTVTLSLSFEESRRSSLM